GGCCGAGCCCGGGGAGGTCGTCCTCGTCGAGAACATCCGCTTCTTCAAGGGCGAGAAAAAGAACGACCCGACGCTGGCGAAAAAGCTCGCCTCCCTCGGCGACATCTATGTGATGGACGCCTTCGGCGCGGCCCACAGGGCGCATTCCTCCACCGAGGGCGCCGTGCGCGAGGCCGTCGTGGCCTGCGCCGGCCCGCTCATGGAGGCGGAGCTTTCCGCCTTCGCCAAGGTGCTCGACAAGCCCGCGCGGCCGCTGGTGGCGGTCATCGGCGGCTCCAAGGTGTCCACCAAGCTCGGGCTTCTGGACAACCTGCTCGCCAAGGTGGACAGCCTCATCGTGGGCGGCGGCATCGCCAACACCTTCCTGGCGGCGGCGGGCTACAACGTGGGCGCCTCGCTCTACGAGCCCGACCTCATCCCCGAAGCGAAAAAGATCATGGAAAACGCCAAGGCCCAGGGCAAGCAGTTGCCGCTGCCCGTGGACGTGGTGACGGCCAAGGCGCTGGAGCCCGGGCAGAAGGCCACGGTGCATTCCGTGGACGACGTGCCCGCGGACGAGATGATCCTCGACATCGGCCCCAAGACCGTGGCCCTCTATGAGAGCATCCTCGACAAGGCCGCCACCGTGGTCTGGAACGGCCCGGTGGGCGCCTTCGAGACCGAGCCTTTCGGCGCCGGCACCAAGGCGCTGGCCGAGGCGCTGGCCAAGAGCAAGGCCTTCGTGGTGGTGGGCGGCGGCGACTCCGTGGCCGCCGTGGAGGGCTACGGCCTCGCCGACAAGATGGGCTACATCTCCACGGGCGGCGGCGCCTCGCTGGAACTGCTCGAGGGCAAGGTGCTGCCCTCGGT
This window of the Desulfovibrio sp. ZJ209 genome carries:
- a CDS encoding phosphoglycerate kinase is translated as MSVKSLRDVDCKGKTVVIREDLNVPMKDGVITNDKRIRAALPTIKMALDKGAGVIVLSHLGRPTEGEFEEKFSLKPVAAHLGKLLGKPVRIAVSPDAAKAEPGEVVLVENIRFFKGEKKNDPTLAKKLASLGDIYVMDAFGAAHRAHSSTEGAVREAVVACAGPLMEAELSAFAKVLDKPARPLVAVIGGSKVSTKLGLLDNLLAKVDSLIVGGGIANTFLAAAGYNVGASLYEPDLIPEAKKIMENAKAQGKQLPLPVDVVTAKALEPGQKATVHSVDDVPADEMILDIGPKTVALYESILDKAATVVWNGPVGAFETEPFGAGTKALAEALAKSKAFVVVGGGDSVAAVEGYGLADKMGYISTGGGASLELLEGKVLPSVAALEARAAG